From one Formosa sediminum genomic stretch:
- a CDS encoding quinol:cytochrome C oxidoreductase, producing the protein MYTLSNKLRTFSFALIILGFIGVVYGFMSSHKSLDEVKTMLATEAAHHGGGSHEVAQATHEVDPHEGHGNAMSHGEDTHADAAHGETAHAEADAHEHHGDAHAEHVQHQLANRPWSALYVAAFFFMMISLGVLAFYAIQIAAQAGWSPVLFRVMEGITAYLLPGAIIVLLIAVASGTIGHYNLFVWMDPEVVADDKLIQGKSGWLNIGWFAVRGLVFIAGWSTYRYFSRKFSIAQDNADDNSNFKKNFRISAGFLVFFIYSESIMSWDWIMSVDPHWYSTLFGWYVFASMFVSGITVIALIAVYLKSKGYLELVNDSHIHDLAKFMFGISVFWTYLWFSQFMLIWYSNIPEEVTYFITRIEDYNLPFFGMVVLNFLFPLLILMNSDYKRVPWFVVMAGVVILFGHYIDIFNMIMPATVGDRWSVGIPEISSILLFAGLFIFVVFTALTKAPLHAKRNPLMKESEHFHY; encoded by the coding sequence ATGTACACACTTTCAAATAAATTAAGAACATTTTCTTTCGCTCTAATAATCTTAGGATTTATAGGGGTAGTATATGGTTTTATGTCTTCTCATAAATCTTTAGACGAAGTAAAAACCATGTTGGCTACTGAGGCTGCTCATCACGGTGGTGGTTCTCACGAAGTGGCTCAAGCTACTCATGAAGTAGATCCACATGAAGGTCATGGCAACGCGATGTCTCATGGAGAAGATACTCATGCCGATGCCGCTCATGGTGAAACTGCACACGCAGAAGCTGATGCTCACGAACATCACGGCGATGCACATGCAGAACATGTACAACATCAATTGGCTAATAGACCTTGGTCTGCACTGTATGTTGCTGCATTTTTCTTTATGATGATTTCGTTAGGAGTTTTAGCGTTTTACGCAATTCAAATAGCAGCTCAAGCAGGTTGGTCTCCAGTACTTTTTAGAGTTATGGAAGGAATTACAGCTTACCTTCTACCAGGTGCAATAATTGTACTATTAATTGCTGTAGCTTCAGGAACAATTGGTCACTATAATTTATTTGTATGGATGGACCCAGAAGTAGTTGCCGATGATAAGTTAATTCAAGGAAAATCAGGATGGTTAAACATTGGTTGGTTTGCTGTTAGAGGATTAGTATTTATTGCAGGTTGGAGCACTTATAGATATTTTTCACGTAAATTTAGTATAGCACAAGATAACGCAGATGATAATTCTAACTTTAAGAAAAATTTCCGTATTTCTGCTGGATTTTTAGTGTTCTTTATCTATTCAGAATCTATCATGTCTTGGGACTGGATAATGAGTGTAGATCCACACTGGTACTCTACATTATTTGGATGGTATGTGTTTGCAAGTATGTTTGTTAGTGGTATTACCGTTATTGCTTTAATAGCTGTTTATTTAAAATCTAAAGGATATTTAGAGTTAGTAAACGACAGCCATATTCATGATTTGGCTAAGTTTATGTTTGGTATTAGTGTGTTTTGGACTTATTTATGGTTCTCACAATTTATGTTAATTTGGTACTCAAACATTCCTGAAGAAGTAACTTATTTCATTACCCGAATAGAAGACTATAATTTACCATTCTTTGGTATGGTTGTATTAAACTTTTTATTCCCATTATTAATTTTAATGAATAGTGATTATAAACGTGTGCCTTGGTTTGTAGTCATGGCTGGAGTTGTAATTTTATTCGGACATTATATTGATATTTTCAACATGATTATGCCTGCAACTGTAGGAGATAGATGGTCTGTTGGAATTCCAGAAATTAGTTCAATATTATTATTTGCAGGATTGTTTATATTTGTTGTGTTCACTGCTTTAACAAAAGCACCATTACATGCAAAACGTAATCCTTTAATGAAGGAAAGTGAACATTTTCATTATTAA
- a CDS encoding SPOR domain-containing protein translates to MKLLNIKLIALTGFCVVTLSAVSYGQQGHIELNQDPKIDKLLEVKKEMNKDENATNRFKIQIYSGSRLGAEKELSNYNSAYDNWKATLVYETPNYKIWVGSYRSRLEADRALAEIKDNYPNGFIFQPKPKS, encoded by the coding sequence ATGAAATTATTAAACATAAAACTTATAGCCTTAACTGGTTTTTGTGTTGTTACACTTTCTGCTGTAAGCTATGGGCAGCAAGGCCACATTGAGCTTAATCAAGATCCAAAAATTGATAAGTTACTAGAAGTAAAAAAAGAAATGAATAAAGACGAAAACGCTACTAACCGTTTTAAAATTCAAATTTATTCAGGAAGTAGACTTGGTGCCGAGAAAGAATTATCTAATTATAACAGTGCTTATGATAATTGGAAGGCAACACTAGTATACGAAACACCAAATTATAAAATTTGGGTTGGAAGTTATAGAAGTAGATTAGAAGCAGATCGTGCACTAGCAGAAATTAAAGATAACTATCCTAACGGGTTTATTTTTCAACCTAAACCTAAAAGTTAA
- a CDS encoding c-type cytochrome — protein sequence MKQVIHRKFSKNIFRLALVILLAFTTYVSAQGDPAKGKALFNSNCAACHQLDKKMTGPALRNVEARLSEEGLDKDWIHSWVRNSSGLIKSGDAYANKIFSEYNNVPMTAFPQLSDEDLDNILAYTAQEKTTPAAAADDAVGAAPASGEGDGISNQIILGALVILFGLLAMALILVRQTLNRFAEAKGVEVEKTKGVPLWKAFVQNQFLVLVTVVLFLLVGAYYAYGYLMQVGVDQGYQPVQPIHYSHKIHAGDNGIDCKYCHSSARVSKTSGIPSLNVCMNCHKSIYEVAESTATPEHSKEFYDGEIQKLYKAVGWDDTEQKYTGETQPVKWVRIHNLPDFVYFNHSQHVTVAGVECQTCHGPVEEMEVMYQDAPLTMGWCINCHRETNVKVKDNDYYTKIHEELSKKYGVEELTAAQMGALECGKCHY from the coding sequence ATGAAACAGGTGATTCACCGTAAATTCAGCAAAAACATCTTTCGTTTAGCTCTAGTTATTTTACTTGCGTTTACAACCTATGTATCGGCTCAAGGCGACCCGGCAAAAGGAAAAGCATTGTTTAATTCTAATTGTGCCGCATGTCACCAATTAGATAAAAAAATGACAGGACCAGCGTTGCGTAATGTCGAAGCAAGATTAAGTGAAGAAGGATTAGATAAAGACTGGATTCATTCATGGGTTCGTAACAGTTCTGGATTAATCAAGTCTGGCGATGCTTATGCGAATAAAATTTTTAGTGAGTACAATAATGTACCAATGACAGCTTTTCCTCAGTTATCTGATGAGGATCTTGATAATATTTTAGCATATACTGCACAAGAAAAAACAACTCCGGCTGCTGCAGCTGATGATGCTGTTGGTGCTGCTCCTGCAAGTGGAGAAGGTGATGGTATATCTAACCAAATTATCTTAGGTGCTTTAGTTATATTGTTTGGTTTGTTAGCTATGGCTTTAATACTAGTGCGTCAAACTTTAAACCGTTTTGCTGAGGCTAAAGGTGTAGAAGTAGAGAAAACTAAAGGTGTGCCTTTATGGAAAGCATTTGTTCAAAATCAATTTTTAGTTTTAGTTACCGTAGTTCTATTCTTATTGGTTGGTGCTTATTATGCATATGGGTATTTAATGCAAGTAGGGGTGGATCAAGGTTACCAACCGGTACAGCCAATACATTACTCACATAAAATTCACGCGGGAGATAACGGTATAGATTGTAAATATTGTCACTCTTCAGCTCGAGTTAGTAAAACTTCAGGAATACCATCATTAAATGTATGTATGAACTGTCATAAGTCTATATACGAAGTAGCTGAATCTACAGCAACTCCAGAACATAGTAAAGAGTTTTACGATGGAGAAATTCAGAAGTTATACAAAGCCGTAGGCTGGGATGATACCGAGCAAAAATATACAGGAGAAACACAACCTGTTAAATGGGTTAGAATTCATAATTTACCAGATTTCGTTTACTTCAATCACTCACAACACGTTACTGTAGCAGGAGTGGAGTGTCAGACGTGTCATGGTCCTGTAGAGGAAATGGAGGTTATGTATCAAGATGCTCCATTAACAATGGGATGGTGTATTAACTGTCACAGAGAAACAAATGTAAAAGTTAAAGACAACGATTACTATACAAAAATCCACGAAGAATTATCTAAAAAGTACGGTGTTGAGGAGCTAACAGCTGCGCAGATGGGTGCTTTAGAATGTGGTAAGTGTCATTATTAA
- a CDS encoding TAT-variant-translocated molybdopterin oxidoreductase: protein MSSNKKYWKSVEELNENSSIVEALKQNEFVEEIPTDEFLGDKATLESSSTTRRDFLKYVGFSTAAASLAACEGPVIKSIPYVVQPEQIIPGVANYYATTIADGFDFASVLVKTREGRPIKIENNSLAKTNGSANARVNASVLGLYDSLRVQGPLKSGSPISWSDFNAEIASKLSGLSNAGKEIVLLTQTFASPSTERLINAFKEKYGKVRHVVYDAISESAALDAYEAKYGSRGLADYNFAHAETIVSFGADFIGDWQGGGFDAGYSAGRVPKAGKMSKHIQFEANMSLSGANADKRIPSTPSQQKIALAKLYSYIVGGSVSGTLPAHIDAAVKTAAAQLKASGRDSVVVTGLQDVNAQALVLEINAALQSKAFKPSVPILTRQGNDKAVAQLVADMKAGRIGGLIMSGVNPLYSLPNASDFAEGLKQTELAVTFSMKLDETASQTEYLAAAPHYLEAWGDVELKRGHFALTQPTIRPLFDTKQFQEALLAWTGNTSSYHDYIKETWESDILNGASFNQAIHDGSFISGTLVNGITKETIEKKKTDLKDKKDRTWAGEIIHDAAVGVGLAKNNQDEYVTTTTSKTVSNGAGPLSSDGFTVNEISGAAAASALVSSAKSEGLELVLYSKTGMGDGQQANNPWLQEFPDPITRTSWDNYLTVSKADADALGLMNKHVANGGLNGSYASVTVNGVTLERVPVIIQPGQAKGSVGLAFGYGRYAGLKDEMKTGVNAFGLYQDFNTVQNVSVSAVEGEHEFACVQLQNTLMGRGDIIKETTLEIFNTKDKKEWNSIPVVSLNHVETPVTSPEVDLWDEFDRTVGHHFNLSIDLNACTGCGACVIACHAENNVPVVGKSEIRRSRDMHWLRIDRYYSSDETFEEDNIKKEEFSGLFGDNGSLGGFGQLEHASDNPQVAFQPVMCQHCNHAPCETVCPVAATSHGRQGQNQMAYNRCVGTRYCANNCPYKVRRFNWFLYNGNDEFDYHMNDDLGRMVLNPDVVVRSRGVMEKCSMCIQMTQKTILDAKRDGRVIKDGEFQTACSAACSSGAMVFGDVNDKDSKVAHLKEDKRMYHLLEHIGTKPNVIYQTKVRNTTEA, encoded by the coding sequence ATGTCATCAAACAAGAAATACTGGAAAAGTGTTGAAGAGCTTAACGAAAATAGCTCTATTGTTGAGGCGCTAAAACAAAACGAATTTGTTGAGGAAATACCTACAGACGAGTTTTTAGGTGATAAAGCAACGCTTGAGTCATCGTCTACAACTCGAAGAGATTTCTTAAAATATGTTGGTTTTAGTACAGCAGCCGCATCGCTTGCAGCTTGTGAAGGACCAGTAATTAAATCGATTCCTTATGTAGTGCAGCCAGAACAAATTATTCCTGGTGTTGCTAATTATTATGCTACAACTATCGCAGATGGTTTTGATTTTGCTAGTGTTTTGGTAAAAACACGTGAAGGTCGTCCTATTAAAATTGAGAACAATTCCTTAGCTAAAACTAATGGAAGTGCCAATGCAAGAGTTAATGCTTCGGTGTTAGGATTGTATGATAGTTTAAGAGTTCAAGGCCCATTAAAGAGTGGTAGCCCAATCTCTTGGAGCGATTTTAATGCTGAAATAGCTTCTAAGTTATCTGGTTTAAGTAATGCTGGGAAAGAAATTGTTTTGTTAACACAAACTTTTGCAAGTCCATCTACTGAACGATTAATAAATGCATTTAAAGAAAAATATGGTAAGGTTCGTCATGTAGTATATGATGCTATATCAGAATCTGCAGCTTTAGATGCTTATGAAGCTAAGTATGGTAGCCGTGGTTTAGCAGATTATAATTTTGCTCATGCAGAGACAATCGTGTCATTTGGTGCAGATTTTATTGGTGATTGGCAAGGTGGTGGCTTCGATGCTGGGTATTCTGCAGGACGTGTTCCTAAAGCAGGTAAAATGTCTAAGCATATTCAATTTGAAGCAAATATGTCACTTTCTGGTGCCAATGCAGATAAACGAATTCCTTCAACTCCTAGTCAACAAAAAATAGCTTTAGCTAAATTATATAGTTATATCGTTGGTGGTTCTGTTTCTGGAACATTACCAGCGCATATAGATGCAGCTGTAAAAACTGCAGCGGCTCAGTTAAAAGCTTCAGGACGCGATAGTGTTGTTGTAACAGGTTTACAAGATGTAAATGCACAAGCCTTGGTGTTAGAAATTAATGCCGCATTACAAAGTAAAGCGTTTAAACCTAGTGTTCCAATTTTAACTAGACAAGGGAACGATAAAGCTGTAGCACAATTAGTTGCAGATATGAAAGCTGGTCGTATTGGTGGTCTTATTATGAGTGGTGTTAATCCATTATATAGTTTGCCAAATGCATCAGATTTTGCAGAAGGTTTAAAGCAAACAGAATTAGCTGTAACCTTCTCTATGAAATTAGATGAGACAGCTTCTCAGACAGAATACTTAGCTGCAGCACCTCATTATTTAGAAGCTTGGGGTGATGTAGAATTAAAACGCGGACATTTTGCGCTAACACAGCCAACAATTCGTCCGTTGTTTGATACAAAACAATTTCAAGAAGCTTTATTAGCATGGACAGGTAATACTTCATCTTATCATGACTATATTAAAGAGACTTGGGAATCAGATATTTTAAATGGTGCGTCCTTTAATCAAGCCATTCACGATGGTTCATTCATTTCAGGCACTTTAGTAAATGGAATAACAAAAGAAACCATTGAAAAAAAGAAAACAGATCTAAAGGATAAGAAAGATAGAACTTGGGCAGGAGAAATAATTCATGATGCTGCTGTTGGTGTTGGTTTAGCTAAAAATAATCAAGATGAATATGTTACAACTACAACATCTAAAACAGTTTCAAACGGAGCAGGTCCTTTAAGTAGTGATGGTTTTACTGTAAACGAAATTTCTGGTGCTGCCGCAGCTTCTGCTTTAGTAAGTTCAGCAAAATCAGAAGGATTAGAGCTAGTATTATATTCTAAAACAGGAATGGGAGATGGTCAACAAGCCAATAACCCATGGTTACAAGAATTTCCAGATCCAATTACAAGAACATCTTGGGATAACTATTTAACTGTTTCTAAAGCCGATGCTGATGCACTTGGCTTAATGAATAAGCATGTAGCAAATGGCGGTTTAAACGGAAGTTATGCTAGTGTTACAGTAAACGGTGTGACTTTAGAGCGTGTACCAGTTATAATTCAACCTGGACAAGCCAAAGGTTCTGTTGGTTTAGCGTTTGGTTATGGTAGATATGCAGGACTAAAAGACGAAATGAAGACTGGTGTAAATGCTTTTGGTTTATATCAAGATTTTAATACTGTTCAAAATGTGTCTGTTTCAGCTGTAGAAGGCGAGCATGAATTTGCTTGCGTACAGTTGCAAAATACATTAATGGGACGCGGTGACATCATTAAAGAAACGACTCTAGAAATCTTTAATACTAAAGATAAGAAAGAATGGAATTCTATTCCAGTTGTATCTCTTAACCACGTTGAGACTCCTGTAACGTCACCTGAAGTAGATTTATGGGATGAATTTGATCGTACTGTTGGACATCACTTTAATTTATCTATTGACTTAAATGCGTGTACAGGTTGTGGGGCATGTGTTATTGCATGTCATGCAGAAAATAACGTTCCTGTTGTAGGTAAGAGTGAAATACGTCGTAGCCGTGATATGCACTGGTTACGTATTGATAGATACTATTCTTCAGACGAAACATTTGAAGAAGACAATATTAAGAAAGAGGAGTTCTCTGGATTATTTGGAGATAACGGTTCATTAGGAGGATTTGGACAATTAGAACATGCTTCAGATAATCCGCAAGTGGCTTTCCAACCTGTAATGTGTCAGCATTGTAACCACGCACCTTGTGAAACAGTTTGTCCAGTTGCGGCAACATCACATGGTCGTCAAGGTCAAAACCAGATGGCATATAACCGTTGTGTAGGTACAAGATATTGTGCTAACAACTGTCCTTATAAAGTACGTCGTTTTAACTGGTTCTTATACAATGGTAATGATGAGTTTGATTACCATATGAATGATGACTTAGGACGTATGGTATTAAACCCAGACGTAGTAGTTCGTTCTCGTGGTGTTATGGAAAAATGTTCAATGTGTATTCAAATGACACAGAAAACTATTCTAGACGCAAAACGTGATGGACGTGTTATTAAAGATGGTGAATTCCAAACCGCTTGTTCTGCAGCTTGTAGTAGTGGAGCAATGGTCTTTGGAGATGTTAACGATAAAGACAGTAAGGTAGCACACCTTAAAGAAGATAAACGTATGTATCACTTGTTAGAACATATTGGAACAAAACCTAATGTGATTTACCAAACTAAAGTGAGAAATACAACAGAAGCATAA
- the nrfD gene encoding NrfD/PsrC family molybdoenzyme membrane anchor subunit, which translates to MASHYEAPIRRPLVTGEKSYHDVTVDVARPVEGKANKLWWIVFSISLVAFLWGIGCILYTVSTGIGTWGLNKTVGWAWDITNFVWWVGIGHAGTLISAVLLLFRQKWRMAINRSAEAMTIFAVFQAGLFPIIHMGRPWLGYWVLPIPNQFGSLWVNFNSPLLWDVFAISTYLSVSLVFWWTGLLPDFAMLRDRAIKPFQKKIYSLLSFGWSGRAKDWQRFEEVSLVLAGLATPLVLSVHTIVSFDFATSVIPGWHTTIFPPYFVAGAVFSGFAMVNTLLIIMRKVCNLEDYITVQHIELMNIVIMITGSIVGVAYITELFIAWYSGVEYEQYAFLNRATGPYAWAYWMMMSCNVFSPQFMWFKKLRTSIMFSFFISIVVNIGMWFERFVIIVTSLHRDYLPSSWTMFSPTFVDIGIFIGTIGFFFVLFLLYSRTFPVIAQAEVKTILKSSGQSYKNIRERGDSLVGTGADPRTSGTAVNNSKN; encoded by the coding sequence ATGGCGTCTCATTACGAAGCACCTATAAGAAGACCCTTAGTTACAGGAGAAAAGTCTTACCACGACGTTACTGTCGATGTAGCAAGACCTGTAGAAGGCAAAGCAAACAAGTTATGGTGGATAGTTTTCTCTATTTCATTAGTAGCTTTCCTTTGGGGAATAGGATGTATATTATACACAGTATCAACTGGTATTGGAACTTGGGGTTTAAATAAAACCGTAGGTTGGGCCTGGGATATTACCAACTTTGTTTGGTGGGTAGGTATCGGTCACGCAGGAACATTAATTTCTGCAGTACTTTTATTATTCCGTCAGAAATGGAGAATGGCAATTAACAGATCTGCAGAAGCCATGACAATTTTCGCGGTTTTTCAAGCAGGTTTATTCCCTATTATTCACATGGGTCGTCCATGGTTAGGTTACTGGGTATTACCTATACCAAACCAATTTGGATCGTTATGGGTTAACTTTAACTCGCCTTTACTTTGGGACGTATTCGCGATTTCAACATATTTATCTGTATCATTAGTATTCTGGTGGACAGGTTTATTACCAGATTTTGCGATGTTAAGAGACCGTGCTATCAAACCTTTCCAAAAGAAAATTTACAGTTTATTAAGTTTTGGTTGGTCAGGTAGAGCTAAAGATTGGCAACGTTTTGAAGAAGTCTCTTTGGTCCTTGCAGGTTTAGCAACACCACTTGTACTTTCGGTACACACCATTGTATCATTTGACTTTGCTACTTCGGTAATTCCAGGATGGCATACTACCATTTTCCCTCCTTACTTCGTTGCAGGAGCGGTATTCTCAGGATTTGCTATGGTAAACACACTTCTTATTATTATGCGAAAGGTGTGTAATTTAGAAGACTACATTACTGTGCAGCATATCGAATTAATGAACATTGTAATCATGATTACAGGTTCTATAGTTGGTGTGGCTTATATTACAGAGTTGTTTATTGCTTGGTATTCTGGTGTAGAATACGAACAATATGCCTTCTTAAACAGAGCAACTGGACCTTATGCATGGGCATATTGGATGATGATGTCTTGTAACGTATTCTCTCCACAATTTATGTGGTTCAAAAAATTAAGAACAAGTATAATGTTTTCATTCTTTATTTCAATAGTAGTAAATATAGGAATGTGGTTTGAACGTTTTGTAATTATTGTAACATCATTACACAGAGATTATTTACCATCTTCTTGGACAATGTTCTCTCCAACATTTGTTGATATTGGAATATTTATTGGAACAATAGGATTCTTCTTTGTATTATTCTTATTGTACTCTAGAACATTCCCTGTAATTGCACAAGCAGAAGTTAAGACTATTTTAAAGTCTTCCGGACAGAGTTATAAGAACATTAGAGAACGTGGTGATAGTTTAGTAGGAACGGGTGCAGACCCAAGAACTTCTGGAACCGCAGTTAATAATTCAAAAAACTAA
- a CDS encoding DUF3341 domain-containing protein encodes MESSKVIHAIYTDDDVLMAAVKDVRTAKYHIDEVFTPFPVHGLDKAMGLAPTRLAITAFIYGCIGLTVATVMMNFIMIEDWPQDIGGKPSFSYLENLPAFVPIMFELTVFFAAHLMVITFYLRSKIWPFKDAENPDPRTTDDHFLMEISVNNDNEDAITELLKTTGAVEINLVDKAH; translated from the coding sequence ATGGAATCTTCAAAAGTTATTCACGCTATTTATACAGATGACGACGTTTTAATGGCTGCCGTTAAAGACGTTCGTACAGCAAAATATCATATAGACGAGGTATTTACACCTTTTCCAGTTCACGGATTAGATAAGGCTATGGGATTAGCTCCAACACGTTTGGCAATCACAGCTTTTATATACGGTTGTATTGGTTTAACAGTGGCTACAGTTATGATGAATTTTATCATGATTGAAGACTGGCCTCAAGATATTGGTGGTAAACCTAGTTTTAGTTACTTAGAGAACTTACCTGCGTTTGTACCAATTATGTTTGAACTTACAGTATTTTTTGCAGCTCACTTAATGGTGATTACATTTTATTTAAGAAGTAAAATTTGGCCATTTAAAGATGCAGAAAATCCAGATCCAAGAACAACCGACGATCACTTCTTAATGGAGATCTCTGTAAACAATGATAATGAAGACGCTATCACCGAGTTGTTAAAAACTACAGGTGCAGTAGAAATTAACTTAGTAGATAAAGCCCATTAA
- a CDS encoding c-type cytochrome, with translation MKSLIKIVAIAVVLISVVSCQENGRPNYQFMPNMYESVGYETYSETSAFRNGVEAQVPADGTVARGHMPFTIPNTLEGYEDAKLNLMNPLDSTLIDSKRGKELYDIYCGICHGTKGDGQGNLVKREKILGVPQYDDAGRNITVGSVYHTIYYGKNAMGSYKNQLLEEERWQVAAYVMQLKADLEK, from the coding sequence ATGAAAAGCTTAATAAAAATAGTTGCAATAGCCGTAGTTTTAATATCTGTCGTTTCATGTCAAGAAAATGGTAGACCAAACTATCAGTTTATGCCTAATATGTACGAATCAGTTGGATATGAGACGTACTCAGAAACAAGTGCATTTAGAAATGGTGTTGAAGCTCAAGTTCCAGCAGATGGAACTGTAGCTAGAGGACATATGCCTTTTACTATTCCTAATACGTTAGAAGGATATGAAGACGCAAAATTAAATTTAATGAATCCTTTAGATTCTACTTTAATAGACTCTAAAAGAGGAAAAGAATTGTATGATATTTACTGTGGGATTTGTCACGGTACAAAAGGAGACGGACAAGGAAACTTGGTTAAAAGAGAGAAAATTTTAGGAGTTCCTCAATACGATGATGCTGGACGTAATATTACTGTTGGTAGTGTATATCACACTATTTATTATGGAAAGAACGCCATGGGATCTTATAAAAACCAATTGTTAGAAGAAGAGCGTTGGCAAGTAGCTGCTTATGTTATGCAACTTAAAGCAGATTTAGAAAAGTAA